The Bdellovibrio sp. ZAP7 DNA segment CTCGCCCGGAAAAAATGGAGCCAGATAGTTGGCTTCAGAGTGGCGAAGGGGGATCGCATAGTTCTGATCCTGGAAATACTCTTTCCAAGTATACCCGGCGTCCACGATGAATTGCTCAAAGGCGTCGTGGGCAAAGCCGTAAATATTCCCAAAAAACATGATTTTCGCGGGATCAGCTTCCCTGAAAGTCAGGGTCTTTTTCGTTCGGAAGACTTTATTCATAATGATTGGAACTTTAAGACTGTAATGGCCTTGACAGCAAGCGCGAATATCGCCATTTTGGGGCCTCATTAGGAGTCTTAATTGTCGCGCAATGTCATTGATCTGAAAGTCTATGATTCCAGGGATTTCCCTGCCTACTTACCAAAGCTGAATAAGCTTTATGATGACCTCTTTTCTGGAGGCAAAGGATTCCGCGCGAAATTGATCCGCATGATGTCTTCCAGTCTTTCTCTGGATGGAAAGTCTGAACATCTTTTGGCGCAAACGATCGAGTTCATTCACAACGCTTCGTTGTTGCATGATGATTTGATCGATCGCTCTCATCTTCGTCG contains these protein-coding regions:
- a CDS encoding thioesterase family protein codes for the protein MNKVFRTKKTLTFREADPAKIMFFGNIYGFAHDAFEQFIVDAGYTWKEYFQDQNYAIPLRHSEANYLAPFFPGETYDISVMVASFGETSFKMKYVFTQGDKIHAVVTMVHSVLDLKTKQKTAIPALMKSRLEPYLEKN